A single Salmo trutta chromosome 14, fSalTru1.1, whole genome shotgun sequence DNA region contains:
- the LOC115207695 gene encoding plexin-A2 isoform X6 translates to MGMGTCLDIGCTYCGRTKEQSWPLTWWLLVLMSISLAMGQGHSVNTFQSERREWTLNHLTMHKTTGVLYVGAVNRIYKLSANLTLLVSHDTGPEYDNNACYPPLIVQPCSEPLASTENINKLLLIDYSYNRLLACGSLYQGVCKLMRQDDLFILVEPTHKKEHYLSSVNQTGTMYGVIVPSSQGQDDTLFIGTAVGGKQDYFPTISSRKLPRDPESSAMLDYELHTDFVSSLIKIPSDTLALVPRFDIYYIYGFASGNFVYFLTVQPETPENGMPAGSSPGDLFYTTRIIRLCKGDTKFHSYVSLPVGCVHKGEEYRLLQAAHLSKAGKVLARSFNISAQDDILFAVFTKGQKQYHKPLDNSALCIFTIRDVNARIKERLQSCYQGEGNLELHWLLGKDVQCTKAPVPIDDHFCGLDINQPLGGSQLVAGLTVYIETRDRLTSVISYVYNGYSVAFIGTRSGRLKKVRVDGPPEGGGQYETLTVMTEGSPILRDMAFSLDRNSLYIMSDNQMKSCD, encoded by the exons ATGGGGATGGGGACGTGTTTGGATATAGGATGCACTTACTGCGGCCGTACTAAGGAGCAGTCATGGCCCCTGACGTGGTGGCTGTTGGTCCTGATGTCCATCTCCCTAGCAATGGGCCAAGGTCATTCCGTCAACACTTtccagtcagagaggagagagtggaccCTGAACCACCTGACAATGCACAAGACCACTGGTGTTCTCTATGTTGGTGCTGTGAACCGGATCTACAAGCTGTCTGCCAACCTGACACTTCTGGTCTCCCACGACACAGGTCCCGAGTACGACAACAATGCCTGCTACCCTCCTCTTATAGTGCAGCCCTGCTCAGAGCCCTTGGCATCCACTGAAAACATTAACAAACTGCTGCTCATAGACTACTCCTACAACCGCCTGCTGGCCTGTGGCAGCCTCTACCAGGGAGTCTGCAAGCTGATGCGACAGGACGACCTGTTTATCCTGGTAGAGCCCACTCACAAGAAAGAGCATTACCTCTCCAGTGTCAACCAGACAGGCACCATGTATGGTGTCATCGTACCCTCCTCGCAGGGCCAGGACGACACCCTGTTCATCGGCACAGCCGTGGGTGGGAAGCAGGACTATTTTCCCACCATCTCCAGCCGTAAGCTGCCCCGCGACCCAGAGTCCTCTGCCATGCTAGACTACGAGCTCCACACAGACTTTGTCTCCTCTCTCATTAAGATCCCCTCTGACACGCTAGCTTTGGTCCCACGCTTTGACATCTACTACATCTACGGCTTCGCCAGCGGGAACTTTGTTTACTTCCTGACCGTGCAGCCAGAGACCCCAGAGAATGGGATGCCAGCTGGCAGTTCCCCTGGTGACCTGTTCTACACAACCCGCATCATACGCCTCTGCAAAGGGGACACAAAGTTCCACTCTTATGTGTCTTTGCCAGTGGGCTGTGTACACAAGGGAGAAGAGTATCGCCTCCTACAGGCCGCCCACCTGTCTAAGGCAGGGAAGGTATTGGCCAGGTCCTTCAACATCAGTGCCCAGGATGACATCCTCTTTGCTGTGTTCACCAAGGGTCAGAAGCAGTACCACAAGCCTCTGGACAACTCCGCCCTGTGTATCTTTACCATCCGAGACGTCAACGCCCGCATCAAAGAGCGCCTGCAGTCCTGCTACCAGGGAGAGGGTAACCTGGAATTGCACTGGCTGCTGGGAAAGGACGTGCAGTGCACCAAGGCG CCTGTGCCTATCGATGATCACTTCTGTGGGCTGGATATCAACCAGCCCCTTGGGGGCTCCCAGCTGGTAGCTGGCCTGACGGTGTATATTGAGACCAGGGACAGGCTGACCTCTGTCATCTCCTACGTCTATAATGGCTACAGCGTGGCCTTTATCGGCACCAGGAGTGGCAGACTGAAGAAG